The Sorangiineae bacterium MSr11954 DNA segment GTCATAGCTCGGACGCCTTCGACGCGGGCCGGCCGGCGTGGAACGGGATCGAGCTGGTCTACGCGGAGGAGCGCACCAATTACCCCTTGACCATGTCCGTGGACGATATGGGTCGAGGTTTCGCCCTGACCGCGCAGGTGCAATCACCCATCGAGCCCGAGCCAATTTGCGACGCGATGCACACCGCTGTCTCGGTGTTGGTGGAGGCGCTGGAGCGCGCGCCGCAAAGAGCCATCGAAGCGCTGGACGTGCTGCCCCCAGCGGAGCGCCACCGCGTTCTCCACGCGTGGAACGCCATCGACCTCGAGCCTCCACGCGACCGGTGCATCCACGAGCTGTTCGAAGCGCAGGTCGCGCGCACCCCCGAGGCCGTGGCCTTGGTGCACCAAGGGGCAACGCTGACGTACGCCGAGCTGAACGCCCGCGCCAATCGGCTGGCGCACCACCTTCGCGATCTCGGCGTGCGCCCCGACGATCGCGTGGCGTTGTGCGTGGAGCGGAGCATCGCGATGGTCGTGGGGCTCTTGGCGGTGCTGAAGGCGGGCGCAGCGTACGTGCCGCTCGATCCATCGTACCCCGCCGAGCGGCTCGCGTACATGCTGCGCGACAGCGCGCCCGAGGTGCTGCTGACGCAAACAGGAATGGCGCTTGGCGCGCTGGCCCGTGAGGCCACCATGCCCGTCTTGGACTTGGACGCCCCCGATCCGGCTTGGTCCGGGCTCTCTTCGAGGGACCTGAAACGCGAGGACATGAACCTCACGCCCGAGCACCTGGCGTACGTGATTTACACCTCGGGCTCCACCGGATTGCCCAAGGGGGTCATGGTCGAGCATGCAAATGTCACCCGACTGTTCTCGGCGACGTCGGCATGGTTCGAATTTGGCGCCCATGACGTTTGGACGCTCTTTCACTCCATCGCGTTCGACTTTTCCGTTTGGGAGCTCTGGGGCGCGCTCCTCCACGGCGGGCGCTTGGTCGTGGTGCCGCACGACGTGGCCCGCTCCCCGGACGAGTTTTATCGGTTGGTGTGCCGCGAAGGGGTGACCATTCTCAATCAAACGCCCAGCGCATTCCGTCACTTTATGGCCGCGCAGGCGGCCCACCCCACGGCGCACCGCTTGCGGACCATCGTTTTCGGCGGGGAAGCGCTCGACGTCGCCGCGCTCGAACCCTGGCACGCGCGCAACCCGGGCGAGCTTCCCCGCCTCGTCAACATGTACGGGATCACCGAGACCTCCGTGCACGCGACGTATCGTCCGCTGGTACGGGCCGAGGTGGCTCGGGCGGGATCGAGCCCAATTGGACGGCGGATACCCGATTTGCGCATTTACATTTTGGACCGACACGGCCGGCCCGTGCCCGTGGGGGTGGCCGGGGAATTGTACATTGGCGGCGCCGGCGTGGCGCGGGGATACCTGCATCGTCCCGAGCTCACCGCCGAACGATTCGTCCGCGATCCCTTCGTCCACGGGCCGGGCTCGGGTTCATCTCGTTCGTCTCGCTTGTACCGAAGCGGCGATCTGGGGCGATGGCTTCCGGATGGAAGCATCGAGTACCTCGGACGAAACGATGACCAAGTCAAGATACGCGGCTTCCGCATCGAGCTCGGGGAAATCGAAGCGCGGCTCGGCTCGTGCCCGGGGGTGCGCGAAGCCGCGGTGTTGGTGCGCGAAGACGAGCCGGGCGAGAAGCGACTCGTCGGCTATTACGCGGCGGCGGAGCCCGTGGCGGTAGAGAATCTGCGCGCCCACCTGTCGTCGGTGCTGCCCGATTACATGGTGCCGGCGGCGTATGTGTACCTGGAAACGTTGCCGCTGACGGCCCACGGCAAGCTCGATCGCCTCGCGCTGCCCGCGCCCGACGATGACGCGTACACCGCGCGAGGGTACGAGGCACCGCGCGGCGAGGTGGAGACGATCCTGGCCGGGCTATGGTCGGAGCTCTTGCAGCGCGAACGGGTTGGACGGCGCGACAACTTCTTCGAGCTGGGCGGCCACTCGCTCCTGGCCGTGACCTTGATGGAGAGGATGCGCCGTCGCGGATTGCAGGCGACCGTCCGCACCGTGTTCGCCACGCCCGCGCTGTGCGATCTGGCCGCGGCGGTGAAGCACGACGCCGCGCCGGCCGCGATCCCGGAGAACACCATTCCAGAGGATTGCAACGTCATTACGCCCGACATGCTGCCCTTGGTGGCGCTCACGGCGCGGGAGATTGCGCACGTGGTCGCGCGGGTCGCCGGCGGTGTGCCCAACGTGCAAGACATTTACCCCCTGGCGCCGCTTCAGGAGGGGATCCTCTTTCATCATCTTTTGGCGACCGAAGGCGATCCGTATATCGTCTCGAGCATCTTCCGATTTGCCGATCGGGCGCGGCTCGAGGGCTACCTCGGCGCCATCCAAGCAGTGATGGCGCGGCACGATATCCTGCGCACCGCGGTGGAGTGGGAAGGTGTTCCCGAGCCCGTGCAGGTCGTATGGCGCCGGGCGGAGCTGCCGGTGGAGGAAGTGACGCTCGAGCCCGCGGTGGGCGATGGGGCGGGGGACGCCGCGAAGCAGCTGTACGAACGGATCGACCCCCGGCGGCAACGCTTCGATTTGCGTCGGGCCCCGCTGATGCGCGCCTCCATCGCGCGCGACGGTGCGGGCGAGGGGTGGCTGCTTCTGCTCCTGACGCACCATCTGGTGGTGGACCACAGCACGCTCGACGTGATGCACGAGGAGGTGACGGCGCACCTCTCGGGCGACATGGCGCGCCTCCCTCCGCCCGTACCATTCCGCCAATTCGTGGCGCAGGCGCGGCTCGCGGTGAGCCGTGGAGAGCACGAAGCGTTCTTCCAGCGCCTCTTGGGCGACATCGAAGAGCCCACGGCGCCTTATGGCTTGTTGGAGGTGCGCGGCGACGGCAGCGGGATATCCCAAGCGCAAAGGACCCTCTCGCCCGAGCTCGCCCAGCGGCTGCGCGCGCGCGCAAAACGGCTGGGGGTGAGCGCGGCCAGCATCTTTCATCTGGCGTGGGCGCAGGTGCTGGCGCGCGTATCGGATCGCCGCGAGGTGGTGTTCGGCACGGTTTTGCTGGGCCGCATGCTGGGCGGAGACGGCGTGGAGCGCGCCATGGGGCTCTTCATCAATACGTTGCCCGTGCGCATCGGCATCGACGCGTCGGGCGCCGAGGCCAAGGTGCGAAAGGTGCACGAGCTGCTCGCCGATCTGCTGCACCACGAGCACGCCTCGTTGGCCCTGGCGCAGCGCTGCAGCGGGGTGGCGGCGCCCGCGCCATTGTTCTCGTCGCTGCTCAATTACCGGCACAGCCCGGAGGCGCTGGAGGCTTCGCGGCGCATCTGGAACGGTATCGAGGTGGTGCACGCCGAGGAGCGCACCAATTACCCATTGACGTTGTCCGTCGACGATATGGGAAAAGGATTTACGCTGACGGTACAAGTGCAAACGCCCATCGCGCCCAATCCCATTTGCGAAGCGATGCACACCGCCGTCGCTGGATTGGTGGAAGCGCTCGAGCGCTCCCCCGGTACGTCCATCGAGACCTTGGACGTGCTCCCGGCCTCGGAACGCCACCGCCTCCTTCACGCGTGGAACGCCACCGAGGCGGATTATCCGCGCGACGCGAGCGTTCACGAGCTCTTCGAAGCGCAAGTGGCGCGCACGCCCGATCGCGTCGCCTTGGTGCACGGCTCGTCCGCGCTGCGCTATTCCGAGCTCGACGCGCGCGCCAACCGCCTCGCGCATCGTCTGCGGGCGCTCGGCGTGGGGGCCGACGACCGGGTCGCCGTGTGCGCGGAGCGCAGCGTCGCCATGGTGGTGGCCCTCTTGGCCGTGCTCAAGGCGGGAGGCGCCTATGTGCCCCTCGATCCGTCGTATCCGCCCGAGAGGCTTTCGTACATGCTGCGCGACAGCGCGCCCAAGGTGCTCCTGACGGCAGCCGGGATGCCGCTCGATGACCGCGACGGCATCGCCGCCGGTATCCCCGCGGTGCTCCGTTTGGACGCGGCGGAGCCCCTCGATGCCGGCTTCTCCAGCGAGAACCCCGAGCGCCTGGATATCCAACGAGCGCCCGAGCACCTCGCCTACGTGATTTACACCTCCGGCTCCACCGGGGTGCCCAAAGGCGTCATGAACGAGCACCGCGCCGTGGTCAACCGGCTCGTCTGGATGCAGCGCGCCTACGGTCTCGCCGAGCACGACGCCGTGCTCCAAAAGACTCCTTTTAGCTTCGATGTCTCCGTGTGGGAGTTCTTCTGGCCGTTGCTGACGGGCGCCCGGATGGTCCTGGCGCGCGCCGATGGACACAAAGACAGCGCCTACTTGGCGGAGGTGATTCGGCATGAACGGATCACCACCGTGCACTTCGTACCCTCGATGCTCCACGCCTTCCTCGAGCAACCCCAGGCCGCGCGCTGCCGCAGCTTGACCCGGGTGATTTGCAGCGGTGAAGCGCTGCCCGCCTCGCTCGTGAGACGCTTCTACGAGCAATTGCCCAACGCGCGGCTCTACAATCTTTACGGGCCCACGGAGGCCGCCGTCGACGTGACCGCGTGGGAGTGCCCCTCCGATGGATCGATATCCGAGATGTCGACCATCCCCATCGGGCGCCCCATCGCGAATGCGCGCATCTACATCCTGAACGGGCGAGGGGAGCCGTCTCCGGTGGGGGTGGCCGGCGAATTGTACATTGGCGGCGTCGCCGTGGCGCGCGGATACCTCCATCGGCCCGAGCTCACGGCCGAGCGCTTCGTTCGTGATCCCTTCGCCGTCGATCCGGAGGCGCGCATGTACCGGACCGGCGATCTCGCGCGATGGCTCCCGGACGGGGACATCGAATATCTGGGACGAAACGACCATCAGGTGAAGATCCGCGGTTTCCGCATCGAGCTGGGGGAAATCGAGTCGCGGCTCGCGTCGTACCCCGAGGTGCGGGAGGCAGCCGTCTTGGCCCGGGAGGACGCGCCCGGCGAAAAGCGCTTGGTCGCCTATTACACGGCCGCGGAGCCCGTGGCGGTGGAGGACCTCCGCGCCCATCTCTCCTCGGCGCTGCCCGAGTACATGGTGCCGGCCGCATACATGTATCTTGCAACTATGCCGCTCTCCCCCAATGGCAAGCTGGATTGCCGCGCGCTCCCGGCCCCCGACTCCGGCGCCTACACCGCGCGTGGCTACGAGCCGCCGCAGGGCGAGCTGGAGTCGCTCCTGGCGGAGCTCTGGTCCGAGCTCCTGCAGCGGGATCGCATTGGCCGCCACGATGACTTCTTCGAGCTCGGCGGCCACTCCCTCTCGATCCTGCGGGTCATCAACTCCCTCCGCCAAGGCGGCCTCTCGATCACCGCCTCCGACGTCTTCGATCACCCCACCATCGCCCGCCTCGCCGAGTCCATCGCGCGCGCTCCCCAGGGACCGAGCGAGGGCAGCATCGCCATCCGCGCCCACGGCGCAGAGCCGCCGCTGTTCGTGGTGCACGAGGGGGCAGGTTCGTTGTTCTACGCGCACCACCTGGCGCGCTTCATCGACGAAGACGTCCCGGTTTACGGGATGCTCCCCGTGTCCAAGGGCGACCGCCGGGTGCTGGCCATCCACGACATGGCCGAGCAGATGATCCGCATCCTTCGCGAGCTGCGCCCCAGTGGCCCATACCGGCTGGCGGGATACTCGTTTGGTGGTTTGATTGCATATGAAATTGCGTCGCAGCTCATCGATCTCGGTCACGAGGTGGAGTTCGTCGGCCTGCTCGATACGTACCGCTCGGTCCATCGGAGCGCGAGCCCGGCGATTCAAGCGCCCGACGAGCAAGATTACTTCTCGATCCTGCTGCACGATCTCCTCTCGGTCGGCGAAGAGCACTATTCGCCCGAGCAAATGAGCGAGCTCGAGTCGCTGGCCCGAAACGCGGACTTCGAGGGCCTGGTGGCCATTGCCAAGCGATGGTCGCTCATGCCCCCGGAGCTGGCCGATCTCTCGTGGGTCGAGGTCAAAGCGATCATCCAACAACTCCACGAGAACGCCGAGGCAGCCGGCAGCTACCACCCGAAGTGCATCTCCGCCCCCGTCCATTTTTACCGCGCCGAAGACTCGGCCAACGGCATCGATCCCATCGCCGACTGGGCCCGCATCGGGCTGCCCAACCTTCACGTGACCCGAGTCCCCGGCTCGCACCGGAGCATGATGAGCCGCCGGAACATTCACCTCCTCGCGGAGGCGATGAACGCGTCACTCAAACATCGTCCTGGCCAGGTGTAAGTCCAATTCGAAGTTCGTCGTAAGCTGCGTCGATTGGCGCGCTTCGCGTGGCTTGCGTCAGTTGCCTGCGTCGTTTTGTCGCGGGCTCCGGACCGGACGAGGTTACTTTTCGGCGCACGCACCGGTGCATGGTATGTGCTGGTACGAATACCGGTGCCATTACCAATCAGACGGCTGATACGATGTCGGTCATCGTCATTGTCGTGAGGGCGCCGTCCGTCGTGGCAGAAGCTCAAACGTCGCGGGGTGGTGAGTCAAAAGGTCGCACCGCCGTCTCGAAACGACGGCGTCCGTATCGAAATATGCGAAATTCCGCGTACTGTCTTCGATTTCGGCATGGTGGATGTGTGGCTCACGACACGCGGCCTCCCCGCGCGGCCGATCGCGGAGCCGGGGCGCCGCGAGATACCCCATGCGGATACTCTCTGTATTAAATGGGTGCGCCCACAATCGATTCTCAAATTAAGTTAATTCGTTCTTTACGTCTGCGTCCCCGCCTTGTATGAGATTGCCGCCAATCGAACTTTGGAGGAGGCCATGACTTATGAGCATGCCTTTGAGGCCGACGAGCCCGCAATCCCTAGTATCCCGCATTTGCTGGAATCGGTCGGCCACACCCCGCTGGTCCGCCTCGAGAACCTGACGACGCGGAGCGAGGGACGTCTGCTGGCGAAGCTCGAATCCGCGAACCCCGGCGGGAGCCTGAAGGATAGAGCCGCCTGGCACATCATCCGCGACGCCGAAGCGCGCGGGCTGCTCCGGCGCGGGGCGACGATCATCGAGTCGTCGTCCGGCAACTTCGGCATCGCGCTCGCCATGATCGGCGCGGCCCGCGGCTACCGGGTGATCGCCATCGTCGATCCGAAGATCACGCCGACGAACCTCGCGCTGTTCGCCGCGTTCGGCGCCGAGGTCGTCGTGATCGAAGAGAAAGACGACAGCGGCTCGTACCACAAAACGCGCATCGCCTACGCGAACCGATTGCACCGCGAAATCCCCGGCTCGTTCCGGCCGGATCAGTGCTTCAATCCGCTCAACAGCGAAGCGCATTACCAATCCACGGCGCCCGAGCTCCTCGCCGATTTGGGGCCGAGCCTGTCCACGGTGGTGTGCACGGTCAGCACCGGCGGGCAGCTCGGCGGCATCTCGCGGTACCTGCGGCGCTACGCGCCCCACGTCAAAGTCGTCGGCGTCGACGTGGATGGCTCCACCGTATTTGGCGGCGAAGCGCACGGCTACCTGACGCCCGGGGTCGGGTTGAGTTGGACCCCCGACAACCTCGACGATCTCTCCGCCGTCAACGAGGTGTACATCGTATCCGACGAAGACGCCTTCGTGGCGTGCCGCACCTTGGTGCGCACCGAGGGTTTGCTGGCCGGTGTCTCCACCGGCGCTGCGCTCTTGGTGGCGTTTCGATTGGCCATCGCCAGCCGGCCCAGGGACCATGTCGTGTTTCTCGCGTCCGATCGTGGAGAGCGTTATTTGCAAACGGCGTTCGACGAGCGATGGCTCAAGGAGCACGGCATGAGCACCGAGATATCGCTCGAGGGGCTCCGCCGTCGCGCCGCGCGATTGAGGCCCCTGTCGACCGATCCCAAGTCCGAGTGCGCGAATTACCGTTACGAGCTCGCCGAGCAGCTCGATTCGCCGACCGCGCGGCGCCGTCCGAAGAGGCTGGGGTAATCGGGTGTTCCGAGCACTGCGCCACCGGGGCTTCCGCATCGCGTGGACCAGCTACACCGCGTCCGCGGCGGCGACCGGAATGTTGCCCACGCTCTTTACGCTGCACGTGCTGCGCACGCGGGGCGCGCTGACCGCGCTCGGGCTGGTCCTGGGCTGCACCACCGCCGGCTTTCTTTTGGGCGCCCTGTTCGGTGGGTTGATCGCCGATCGCTGGCCGCGCCGCCGGGCGCTCGTTTTTTCCAGCGCGCTCCGGGGCGCCGCCGTCCTTGCCGTCGTCCCCGCGTTCGACGCGGCCTTGTGGCTCGTTTGCATCTGCGCCGTGATTTCGGGGATGGGCGAGGGGATCTTTCGAAGTGCGTATCAAGCCATCGTGGCCGAAGTGGTGCCGGAGCCCGAGCGCCAGCAGGCCAATGCCGCCACCGCGCTGAGCATGCGCGTTTGTCTCACGGGTGTGCCGGCCGCCGCGGTGCTGCTCTACAATGTGTGGGGCGGCGCGGCCAGCTTCCGATTGGCCGCCGCGCTATGGTTTGGGTCCGCCGGCGCGGCCATGTTGCTCGGGCCGAGCTCCGAACGCACCGCGAGCGGGGGAAGCGAGACCCGCGCGCGGGGGCTTTTGGCCGATTGGCGCGAAGGGTTCGCGGAGGCCTTGCGACACCGATGGTTCCTCGCGGGGCTCGCGGCGCTGGTGGTGTGGCTCGGGCTCGGCGAAGCTTCCGGTAAGCTCATGTTGCCCACCATCAGCCAACGCCATTTTGGCGGCGACGCCATGTTGGGTATTGCGCCCGGTTGCTATTCGGCGGGCGCCATCGCCGGAGCGCTGCTCCTCGGGCGATGGAAGCCCCGCCATCCGGGGGTGGTGGCCTTTGGAGGCTTGAGCCTGTACGGCCTGGTACCGCTCGCGTTGTGGGTGGGGGATCGCGGTTGGATGATCGTCGTGGCCTATGCGCTGGGCGGGCTGGGCATCGAACTGTTCAACGTGCCCTGGTTTACCGCCCTGCAGCGCGAGGTGCCGCGCGAGAAGCTGGGGAGGATCTCGTCCATCGATTTCCTCGTTTCCTACGGTCTGGCGCCGGTGGGTTTGGCGGGGTTGCCTCATCTTCTTGCGTGGC contains these protein-coding regions:
- a CDS encoding MFS transporter → MFRALRHRGFRIAWTSYTASAAATGMLPTLFTLHVLRTRGALTALGLVLGCTTAGFLLGALFGGLIADRWPRRRALVFSSALRGAAVLAVVPAFDAALWLVCICAVISGMGEGIFRSAYQAIVAEVVPEPERQQANAATALSMRVCLTGVPAAAVLLYNVWGGAASFRLAAALWFGSAGAAMLLGPSSERTASGGSETRARGLLADWREGFAEALRHRWFLAGLAALVVWLGLGEASGKLMLPTISQRHFGGDAMLGIAPGCYSAGAIAGALLLGRWKPRHPGVVAFGGLSLYGLVPLALWVGDRGWMIVVAYALGGLGIELFNVPWFTALQREVPREKLGRISSIDFLVSYGLAPVGLAGLPHLLAWLGEQRVLLASGLGVFAAAVLALLVPGASELSEPRPRDSVRRPMAAPLDTMDS
- a CDS encoding cysteine synthase family protein encodes the protein MTYEHAFEADEPAIPSIPHLLESVGHTPLVRLENLTTRSEGRLLAKLESANPGGSLKDRAAWHIIRDAEARGLLRRGATIIESSSGNFGIALAMIGAARGYRVIAIVDPKITPTNLALFAAFGAEVVVIEEKDDSGSYHKTRIAYANRLHREIPGSFRPDQCFNPLNSEAHYQSTAPELLADLGPSLSTVVCTVSTGGQLGGISRYLRRYAPHVKVVGVDVDGSTVFGGEAHGYLTPGVGLSWTPDNLDDLSAVNEVYIVSDEDAFVACRTLVRTEGLLAGVSTGAALLVAFRLAIASRPRDHVVFLASDRGERYLQTAFDERWLKEHGMSTEISLEGLRRRAARLRPLSTDPKSECANYRYELAEQLDSPTARRRPKRLG